In the genome of Fulvivirga maritima, one region contains:
- a CDS encoding SDR family NAD(P)-dependent oxidoreductase, producing MAKIFITGSTDGIGFLAAEQMILDGHQVYLHARNASRSIDVKSKLSDAEGVLEADLCNIDQVKRLAKQLNELGKFDAIIHNAGVLTMPSRNLFNVNVLAPYILTCLVKKPQRLIYLSSSMHSGGKVLQNETDINNIGYSDSKLHVTMLMKAVARMCPGVHANAVDPGWVPTKMGGGDATDNLQAGYETQVWLATSDDREALVSGRLFHHKEAQAPKKEVNEVVLQEQLLEICGKLSEVNWH from the coding sequence ATGGCTAAAATATTTATAACGGGTTCTACTGACGGAATAGGCTTTCTGGCAGCTGAGCAAATGATTCTTGATGGACATCAGGTTTATTTACATGCGCGAAATGCCTCACGTTCTATTGATGTAAAAAGCAAGCTCAGTGATGCTGAGGGTGTGTTAGAAGCAGACCTCTGTAATATTGATCAGGTAAAACGTCTGGCCAAACAGCTCAATGAGCTCGGTAAGTTTGATGCTATTATTCATAATGCAGGTGTACTTACTATGCCGTCTCGTAATTTGTTTAATGTTAACGTTTTAGCTCCTTATATCCTTACTTGCTTGGTGAAAAAGCCTCAACGCCTAATTTATCTGAGCTCTAGCATGCATTCGGGTGGCAAGGTGCTTCAAAATGAAACCGACATCAACAATATAGGATATTCTGATTCCAAGCTTCATGTTACTATGTTAATGAAAGCCGTGGCCCGCATGTGTCCTGGTGTTCATGCTAATGCCGTGGATCCTGGTTGGGTGCCTACTAAAATGGGTGGTGGAGACGCTACTGATAACCTTCAAGCAGGTTATGAAACCCAGGTGTGGCTCGCCACTAGTGATGATAGAGAAGCCTTGGTCTCTGGTAGACTTTTTCATCACAAAGAAGCTCAAGCGCCCAAAAAGGAGGTTAATGAGGTGGTGCTACAGGAACAACTGCTTGAAATATGCGGAAAATTAAGTGAAGTAAACTGGCACTGA
- a CDS encoding HAD family hydrolase codes for MTKVAVYDLNETLYHKSSKDEFFKFICYKKGYKLPHLFQLTALKFLNNIDVIGKTFFKENFYNYLDNMPPEKIEKYAEQFWGMEYPDYFHKPMVEDIKKHQKEGTLVYIITGGFEVYTKYLEKILPVEVHGTRTSYENGTYKVIGEACNGKAKVKRLKEVAPSDYRLIEAYSDDKEPILDEAEKAYYVDDGEVRPLESVSD; via the coding sequence ATGACAAAAGTTGCAGTATACGATTTAAACGAAACACTATATCATAAATCTTCGAAAGACGAATTTTTTAAATTTATCTGTTACAAGAAAGGCTACAAGCTACCACACTTATTTCAGCTCACCGCCTTAAAATTTCTGAATAATATAGATGTGATAGGCAAAACCTTTTTTAAGGAGAATTTCTATAATTATCTAGACAATATGCCTCCAGAAAAAATAGAAAAGTATGCAGAGCAGTTTTGGGGCATGGAGTATCCTGATTACTTCCATAAGCCGATGGTGGAAGATATTAAAAAGCACCAAAAAGAGGGAACCCTGGTATATATTATTACCGGAGGTTTTGAAGTTTACACTAAATATTTAGAAAAGATTCTACCCGTAGAGGTGCACGGCACCCGTACTTCTTATGAAAATGGGACCTATAAAGTAATAGGTGAAGCATGCAATGGTAAAGCCAAAGTAAAACGACTAAAAGAAGTAGCTCCCTCAGATTATAGATTAATAGAAGCTTATTCTGATGATAAAGAGCCTATTTTGGATGAAGCTGAAAAGGCTTATTATGTTGATGATGGTGAAGTAAGACCATTAGAATCTGTTTCAGATTAA